The Pseudomonas sp. R4-35-07 genome contains a region encoding:
- the phaC gene encoding class II poly(R)-hydroxyalkanoic acid synthase: MRERPVTNPAPTPAAFINAQNAITGLRGQDLLSTLRTVAAHGMRNPMHTARHALALGSQLGRVLLGETVHEPNPNDNRFSDPTWKLNPLYRRSLQAYLSWQKQTRNWIDDSALSADDRIRAQFAFTLLNDAVSPSNTLLNPLAIKELLNSGGNSVVRGVSHLFEDLLHNNGLPRQVSKHAFEVGKTVATTPGSVVFRNELLELIQYKPMSEKQYAKPLLVVPPQINKYYIFDLSPANSFVQYALKNGLQTFMVSWRNPDVRHREWGLSTYVAALEEALNVCRAITGAREVNLMGACAGGLTIAALQGHLQAKRQLRRVASASYLVSLLDSQIDSPAVLFADEQTLEAAKRRSYQKGVLDGRDMAKVFAWMRPNDLIWNYWVNNYLLGKEPPAFDILYWNNDNTRLPAALHGDLLDFFKHNPLSHPGGLEVCGTPVDLRKVTVDSFSVAGINDHITPWDAVYRSTQLLGGERRFVLSNSGHIQSILNPPGNPKANYVENPKLSSDPRAWYYDAHHVEGSWWPQWLAWVQQRSGVQRETLTALGNQNYPPMEAAPGTYVRVR, translated from the coding sequence ATGCGAGAAAGACCCGTGACGAACCCGGCGCCCACCCCTGCTGCGTTCATCAACGCGCAAAACGCGATCACTGGGCTGCGCGGCCAGGATCTGCTGTCGACCCTGCGCACCGTCGCGGCACATGGCATGCGCAACCCGATGCACACCGCACGCCACGCCCTGGCCCTGGGCAGCCAACTGGGCCGCGTGTTGCTGGGTGAAACGGTGCATGAACCCAACCCCAACGACAACCGCTTCAGCGACCCCACCTGGAAGCTCAACCCCCTGTACCGGCGCAGCTTGCAGGCCTACTTGAGCTGGCAAAAACAGACGCGCAACTGGATTGATGACAGCGCCCTCAGCGCGGATGACCGCATTCGCGCGCAGTTCGCCTTCACCCTGCTCAACGATGCCGTCTCCCCGTCCAACACCTTGCTCAACCCTCTGGCGATCAAGGAACTGCTCAATTCCGGCGGCAACAGTGTGGTGCGCGGCGTGAGTCACTTGTTCGAAGACCTGCTGCACAACAACGGCCTGCCGCGCCAGGTCAGCAAGCATGCCTTCGAAGTGGGCAAGACTGTCGCCACCACCCCGGGTTCAGTGGTGTTTCGCAACGAACTGCTGGAGCTGATCCAGTACAAGCCCATGAGCGAAAAACAATACGCCAAGCCCTTGCTGGTGGTGCCGCCGCAAATCAACAAGTACTACATCTTCGACCTCAGCCCGGCCAACAGCTTCGTGCAATACGCCCTGAAAAACGGCCTGCAGACCTTCATGGTCAGTTGGCGTAACCCGGATGTGCGCCATCGCGAATGGGGCCTGTCCACCTACGTTGCTGCGCTGGAGGAAGCGCTCAACGTCTGCCGCGCGATCACCGGCGCGCGCGAGGTCAACCTGATGGGCGCCTGCGCGGGTGGCCTGACCATTGCGGCTCTGCAAGGCCACCTGCAAGCCAAGCGCCAGCTGCGGCGCGTCGCCAGCGCCAGTTATCTGGTGAGTTTGCTGGACAGTCAGATCGACAGCCCGGCCGTGTTGTTCGCCGATGAGCAAACCCTTGAAGCCGCCAAGCGTCGCTCCTACCAGAAAGGCGTGCTGGACGGCCGCGACATGGCCAAGGTGTTCGCCTGGATGCGCCCCAATGACCTGATCTGGAACTACTGGGTCAACAACTACTTGCTGGGCAAAGAACCGCCGGCCTTCGACATCCTGTACTGGAACAACGACAACACGCGCCTGCCCGCCGCGTTGCATGGCGACCTGCTGGATTTCTTCAAGCACAACCCGCTGAGCCATCCCGGGGGCCTGGAGGTGTGCGGAACCCCCGTCGACCTGCGCAAGGTCACGGTAGACAGCTTCAGCGTGGCCGGCATCAACGATCACATCACGCCATGGGACGCCGTGTATCGCTCCACCCAACTGCTGGGCGGTGAGCGGCGTTTCGTGCTGTCCAACAGCGGACATATCCAGAGCATCCTTAACCCGCCCGGCAACCCCAAGGCCAATTACGTCGAGAACCCCAAGCTGAGCAGCGACCCGCGCGCCTGGTACTACGACGCCCATCACGTCGAAGGCAGTTGGTGGCCGCAGTGGTTGGCGTGGGTCCAGCAACGTTCGGGCGTGCAACGCGAAACCCTCACTGCCCTGGGCAACCAGAATTACCCACCGATGGAAGCGGCGCCAGGCACCTACGTGCGCGTGCGCTGA
- a CDS encoding TetR/AcrR family transcriptional regulator, with protein MKTRDRILECALLLFNRKGEPNVSTMEVANEMGISPGNLYYHFHGKEPLVLGLFERFQAELAPLLDPPADAQLEPEDYWLFLHLIVERMAHYRFLFQDLSNLAGRLPKLAKGIRSLLTALKRTLASLLARLKAAGQLVSDTQALGQLVEQITMTLLFSLDYQRILDRKGEVQVVIYQVMMLVAPHLLAPARQAAERFALKYLDNTD; from the coding sequence ATGAAGACCCGCGACCGTATCCTTGAATGTGCCCTGCTGCTGTTCAATCGCAAGGGCGAGCCGAACGTGTCGACCATGGAAGTGGCCAATGAAATGGGGATCAGCCCCGGCAATCTCTATTACCACTTCCACGGCAAAGAGCCTTTGGTGCTTGGGTTGTTCGAGCGCTTTCAGGCTGAGCTGGCGCCCTTGCTCGATCCGCCCGCCGACGCGCAACTGGAGCCCGAGGATTACTGGCTGTTCCTGCACCTGATCGTGGAGCGCATGGCCCACTACCGGTTCCTGTTCCAGGACCTGTCGAACCTGGCCGGGCGTTTGCCGAAACTGGCGAAAGGCATTCGTAGCCTGCTCACGGCGCTCAAGCGCACCCTGGCTTCTTTACTGGCACGGTTGAAGGCGGCGGGGCAATTGGTCAGCGATACACAAGCGCTCGGCCAATTGGTGGAACAGATCACCATGACGCTGCTGTTTTCCCTGGACTACCAACGGATTCTCGACCGCAAGGGTGAAGTGCAGGTGGTGATTTACCAGGTGATGATGCTGGTAGCGCCGCACTTGCTCGCGCCGGCACGGCAGGCGGCCGAGAGATTTGCGCTCAAATACCTGGATAACACCGACTGA
- a CDS encoding phasin family protein, translated as MAVKKTTQKESSSWVGEVEKYSRKIWLAGLGVYSKVSSDGGKYFETLVKDGEKAEKLTKSTVGKKVDAAKASAGSAKSSISDTWSKLEETFDKRLNSAISRLGVPSKAELKTLHSKVDTLTKQIEKLTGAKATPVKAAAANPVAKPAAKTAAAKPAAKAAAKPLVKAAAKPAVKAPAKAAAKSAAKPPAKTAAAKPAAKSAAKPVAAKAAAKPAAKAVAKPAAKPATAKPAAKSAAAKPAAKPVAKKPAVAKKPAAAKPAAATASTANSVSAPTPAAVAPTATSTPTPSSQS; from the coding sequence ATGGCTGTTAAAAAAACTACTCAGAAAGAAAGCAGCTCGTGGGTCGGGGAAGTTGAAAAATATTCCCGAAAGATCTGGCTTGCTGGTTTAGGCGTGTACTCGAAGGTTAGCAGTGACGGTGGCAAATACTTCGAGACGCTGGTCAAGGACGGTGAGAAGGCCGAGAAGTTGACCAAGAGCACCGTTGGTAAAAAAGTTGATGCGGCCAAGGCCAGCGCAGGTTCTGCCAAGTCGAGCATTTCCGACACTTGGAGCAAGTTGGAAGAAACCTTCGACAAGCGTCTCAACAGTGCTATTTCGCGACTGGGCGTGCCGAGCAAGGCTGAACTGAAAACGCTGCACAGCAAGGTCGACACCCTGACCAAGCAAATCGAAAAACTCACTGGCGCGAAAGCGACTCCCGTGAAGGCAGCTGCTGCAAACCCTGTGGCCAAGCCTGCCGCTAAAACCGCTGCGGCCAAACCCGCTGCGAAAGCCGCGGCCAAGCCCTTGGTTAAAGCTGCCGCCAAACCTGCGGTGAAGGCTCCAGCCAAAGCGGCTGCAAAATCGGCCGCCAAGCCTCCGGCGAAAACTGCCGCTGCCAAGCCGGCCGCCAAGTCTGCCGCAAAACCCGTAGCCGCCAAAGCTGCCGCTAAACCCGCAGCCAAGGCCGTCGCGAAACCCGCCGCTAAGCCTGCAACTGCAAAACCCGCAGCCAAATCTGCCGCTGCCAAGCCTGCGGCAAAACCCGTTGCTAAGAAGCCAGCGGTAGCGAAAAAACCAGCGGCAGCCAAGCCTGCTGCGGCAACCGCTTCCACAGCCAACTCAGTGTCCGCACCGACCCCAGCTGCTGTGGCCCCGACTGCTACGTCGACGCCGACGCCATCCAGTCAGTCCTGA
- a CDS encoding phasin family protein, with translation MAKVILKKKIDSQTTVLSEVKGYARKIWLAGLGAYAKVGSEGGEYFKELVKSGQHIESKSKKVVVEQLDAANSQIDQVTSNVSSISRRVEVQLDKVEKAFDTRVASALNRIGIASKHDVETLSAKLEELTALLERVARKH, from the coding sequence ATGGCCAAAGTTATTTTGAAGAAAAAAATCGACAGTCAGACCACTGTCCTGAGTGAGGTCAAAGGCTATGCCCGCAAGATCTGGCTGGCGGGTCTTGGTGCCTACGCCAAGGTCGGCAGCGAGGGTGGCGAATACTTCAAAGAGCTCGTTAAGAGCGGTCAACATATTGAAAGTAAAAGCAAAAAAGTTGTGGTTGAACAACTTGATGCCGCCAACAGTCAGATTGACCAAGTAACGAGTAACGTCTCCAGCATCAGCCGCCGGGTTGAAGTGCAACTGGATAAAGTTGAAAAAGCTTTTGACACACGTGTTGCAAGTGCCTTGAATCGAATCGGCATTGCGTCTAAACATGACGTGGAGACACTCTCTGCTAAGCTCGAAGAGCTGACGGCATTGCTCGAACGTGTCGCGCGTAAACACTAA
- a CDS encoding polyhydroxyalkanoic acid system family protein: protein MARITVEREHTLGKEGARAKADLLAQKLKDKYGLESSWSGDTLNLKRSGVKGTVLVADDSLRIEVELGLLMSAMSGTLKSEIEKAVDKALA from the coding sequence ATGGCCCGTATAACCGTTGAGCGTGAGCATACCCTGGGTAAAGAAGGCGCCCGGGCGAAGGCCGACCTGCTGGCGCAGAAACTCAAGGATAAATATGGCCTGGAGTCGTCATGGTCTGGCGATACCTTGAACCTCAAGCGGTCAGGCGTTAAAGGCACCGTTCTGGTCGCCGATGATTCATTGCGTATCGAGGTGGAACTGGGGCTGTTGATGTCGGCCATGAGCGGTACCCTCAAATCCGAAATCGAAAAAGCCGTGGATAAGGCATTGGCCTGA
- the ubiE gene encoding bifunctional demethylmenaquinone methyltransferase/2-methoxy-6-polyprenyl-1,4-benzoquinol methylase UbiE has protein sequence MTDQRKGSDAEPTTHFGFKNVPESQKAEKVAEVFHSVAAKYDLMNDVLSGGMHRLWKRFTIELSGVRTGNRVLDIAGGTGDLAAKFSKLVGPTGQVVLADINGSMLKVGRDRLLDKGVAGNIEFVQADAEKLPFPDNHFDCVTIAFGLRNVTHKEDAIRSMLRVLKPGGRLLVLEFSKPTNALMSKVYDTYSFAFMPLMGKLITNDAESYRYLAESIRMHPDQETLKSMMVEAGFDRVTYHNMTSGIVALHRGIKP, from the coding sequence ATGACTGATCAGCGCAAAGGCAGCGATGCCGAACCCACCACTCACTTCGGCTTCAAGAACGTCCCGGAAAGCCAGAAAGCGGAAAAAGTCGCTGAGGTGTTCCACTCCGTAGCCGCCAAGTACGACTTGATGAACGACGTGCTCTCCGGCGGCATGCACCGCCTGTGGAAGCGGTTCACCATCGAACTGTCGGGCGTACGCACCGGCAATCGCGTGCTGGACATCGCCGGCGGTACGGGTGACCTGGCGGCCAAGTTTTCCAAGCTCGTGGGGCCGACCGGCCAGGTGGTATTGGCCGATATCAACGGCTCGATGCTCAAGGTTGGGCGTGACCGCCTGCTCGACAAGGGCGTGGCCGGCAATATCGAATTCGTCCAGGCCGACGCCGAAAAGCTGCCATTCCCCGACAACCACTTCGACTGCGTGACCATCGCCTTCGGCCTGCGCAACGTCACCCACAAGGAAGACGCGATCCGCTCGATGCTGCGCGTACTCAAGCCGGGTGGCCGCCTGTTGGTGCTGGAGTTCTCCAAGCCGACCAACGCGCTGATGTCCAAGGTGTACGACACCTACTCGTTCGCCTTCATGCCGTTGATGGGCAAGCTGATCACCAATGACGCCGAGAGCTACCGCTACCTGGCCGAATCGATCCGCATGCACCCCGACCAGGAAACCCTGAAGTCGATGATGGTGGAGGCAGGTTTCGACCGCGTGACCTACCACAACATGACCTCGGGCATCGTCGCCCTGCACCGCGGCATCAAGCCCTGA
- a CDS encoding SCP2 domain-containing protein: MLLAGLLASVEHGLNRVLRLDSTALARLAHLTGKVIAVDCRSPALQLFILPSDEGLLLATQWAAEADCTLRAPASSLLHLALSRNKTAILHSPEVALEGDSAVLMDLAAVLQDLELDWEYELSRWIGPVATQLVSGHLRSRSRWYQQGFASLNQNLTEYLSEESRTLVGQREAQARFRELDKAKIDLERLEARFERLSRSLDPSDNA, translated from the coding sequence ATGTTGCTCGCAGGCCTTCTGGCAAGCGTCGAACACGGCCTTAACCGTGTTTTGCGCCTGGACAGCACCGCACTGGCGCGGCTTGCGCACCTGACCGGCAAAGTCATCGCCGTCGATTGCCGCAGCCCCGCCTTGCAGCTGTTTATCCTGCCCAGCGATGAAGGCCTGCTGCTCGCAACGCAATGGGCCGCCGAGGCCGACTGCACCCTGCGTGCGCCTGCCTCCAGCCTGTTGCACCTGGCGCTGAGCCGCAACAAGACCGCTATCCTGCACAGCCCCGAAGTGGCGCTGGAAGGCGACAGCGCGGTGCTGATGGACCTGGCCGCCGTGCTGCAAGACCTGGAGCTGGACTGGGAATACGAACTGTCACGCTGGATCGGCCCCGTCGCCACCCAGTTGGTCAGCGGTCACCTGCGCAGCCGTTCGCGCTGGTACCAGCAAGGGTTCGCCAGCCTCAACCAGAACCTCACCGAATACCTGAGCGAAGAATCGCGCACCCTGGTCGGGCAACGGGAAGCGCAAGCGCGCTTTCGTGAGCTCGACAAGGCCAAAATCGACCTGGAACGCCTCGAGGCCCGCTTCGAGCGCCTGAGCCGTTCCCTTGATCCAAGCGATAACGCATGA
- the ubiB gene encoding ubiquinone biosynthesis regulatory protein kinase UbiB gives MKLLAVRRLFRIQRVVIRYRLDDLLFALPLPWFLLAVRYVLPWRWLPRKKLELSRGACLRLALQDLGPIFIKFGQILSTRRDLLPEDIADELMLLQDRVPPFDSQVSMKLIEEQLGKKITEVFSRFDVEPLASASVAQVHAAQLKSGEEVVVKVIRPGLKPIIGQDLAWLFILARAAERFSADARLLHPVDVVADYEKTIYDELDLLREAANASQLRRNFEGSQLLYVPQVYWDWCRPKVLVMERIYGVQVTDLATLADQRTDMKMLAERGVEIFFTQVFRDSFFHADMHPGNIFVSTVNPWSPQYIAIDCGIVGSLTPEDQDYLARNLFAFFKRDYRRVAQLHIDSGWVPAETKLNEFEAAIRTVCEPIFEKPLKDISFGQVLMRLFQTARRFNMEVQPQLVLLQKTLLNIEGLGRQLYPDLDLWNTAQPFLERWMRERMSPKTMLGNLHSQMEQLPHLANMTRDLLERMSQPHAKDPEPPWRKRKDDWFLRLLGAAHLVGGVMLAIGGPLNQLGQWPAGIMVAVGVYLIVRR, from the coding sequence ATGAAGCTGCTCGCCGTCCGCCGTTTGTTTCGTATCCAGCGCGTCGTAATCCGCTACCGCCTCGATGACCTGCTGTTCGCCCTGCCCCTGCCATGGTTCCTGCTGGCGGTGCGCTATGTGCTGCCGTGGCGCTGGTTGCCGCGTAAAAAGCTGGAGCTGAGCCGAGGCGCATGCCTGCGCCTGGCATTGCAGGACCTGGGGCCGATCTTCATCAAGTTCGGGCAGATCCTATCGACGCGCCGCGACCTGCTGCCCGAAGACATCGCCGATGAACTGATGCTGCTGCAAGACCGCGTGCCGCCGTTCGATTCGCAGGTGTCGATGAAGCTGATCGAAGAGCAGCTGGGCAAGAAGATCACCGAGGTGTTCAGCCGCTTCGATGTCGAGCCGCTGGCATCAGCCTCGGTCGCGCAGGTGCATGCCGCGCAGCTCAAGAGCGGCGAAGAAGTCGTGGTGAAGGTGATCCGCCCGGGCCTCAAGCCGATCATCGGCCAGGACCTGGCGTGGCTGTTCATTCTCGCCCGCGCCGCCGAACGTTTTTCCGCCGATGCGCGCCTGCTGCATCCGGTGGATGTGGTGGCCGATTACGAAAAAACCATCTACGACGAGCTCGACCTGCTGCGCGAGGCCGCCAACGCCAGCCAGCTGCGCCGCAATTTCGAAGGCTCGCAACTGCTGTATGTGCCGCAAGTGTATTGGGACTGGTGCCGCCCCAAAGTGCTGGTGATGGAGCGCATCTACGGTGTGCAGGTCACCGACCTCGCAACCCTGGCCGACCAGCGTACCGACATGAAGATGCTGGCCGAACGCGGCGTGGAGATTTTCTTCACCCAGGTGTTCCGCGACAGTTTCTTCCACGCCGACATGCACCCCGGCAATATCTTCGTCAGCACCGTCAACCCGTGGAGCCCGCAATACATTGCGATCGACTGCGGCATCGTCGGCAGTCTCACGCCGGAAGACCAGGACTACCTGGCGCGCAACCTGTTCGCCTTTTTCAAGCGTGACTACCGCCGCGTGGCGCAGTTGCACATCGACTCGGGCTGGGTGCCGGCGGAAACCAAGCTCAACGAATTCGAAGCGGCGATCCGCACCGTGTGCGAGCCAATCTTTGAAAAACCGTTAAAAGATATTTCGTTCGGTCAGGTGCTGATGCGTCTGTTCCAGACCGCGCGGCGCTTCAATATGGAAGTGCAGCCGCAGTTGGTGCTGCTGCAGAAAACCTTGCTCAACATCGAAGGGCTGGGCCGTCAGCTGTACCCGGACCTCGACCTGTGGAACACCGCGCAGCCGTTCCTGGAACGCTGGATGCGTGAGCGGATGAGCCCGAAAACCATGCTGGGCAACCTGCACAGCCAGATGGAACAGCTGCCGCACCTGGCCAACATGACCCGCGATTTGCTGGAGCGCATGTCCCAGCCGCACGCCAAGGATCCCGAGCCGCCATGGCGCAAGCGCAAGGACGACTGGTTCCTGCGCCTGCTCGGTGCCGCGCATCTGGTGGGTGGGGTCATGCTGGCGATTGGTGGCCCGTTGAATCAACTGGGCCAGTGGCCGGCCGGCATCATGGTGGCCGTGGGCGTTTATCTGATCGTGCGTCGATAA
- the hisI gene encoding phosphoribosyl-AMP cyclohydrolase — protein MKDWLDEIKWDSDGLVPAIAQDYKTGRVLMMAWMNREALSLTAAEQRAIYWSRSRGKLWRKGEESGHVQTLHELRLDCDADVVILKVEQVGGIACHTGRHSCFYRVFENGEWKVVEPVLKDPHAIYSAGH, from the coding sequence ATGAAAGACTGGCTGGACGAGATCAAGTGGGACAGTGACGGCCTGGTGCCGGCCATTGCCCAGGACTACAAGACCGGGCGCGTGCTGATGATGGCCTGGATGAACCGCGAGGCCCTGAGCCTCACCGCCGCTGAGCAGCGCGCCATCTACTGGTCACGTTCGCGTGGCAAACTGTGGCGCAAGGGCGAAGAGTCCGGGCATGTGCAAACACTGCATGAGTTGCGCCTGGACTGCGATGCCGACGTGGTGATCCTCAAGGTCGAACAGGTCGGCGGCATCGCCTGCCACACCGGCCGTCACAGTTGCTTCTATCGCGTGTTCGAAAACGGCGAATGGAAGGTGGTGGAACCGGTACTCAAAGACCCGCACGCCATCTATTCGGCAGGACATTGA
- a CDS encoding phosphoribosyl-ATP diphosphatase, with translation MSDTLNRVAQVLEERKGADADSSYVASLYHKGLNKILEKLGEESVETIIAAKDAQISGDCSDVIYETADLWFHSLVMLAQLGQHPQAVLDELDRRFGLSGHAEKASRPSA, from the coding sequence ATGAGCGATACCCTGAACCGTGTGGCCCAGGTGCTGGAAGAGCGCAAAGGCGCGGATGCCGACAGCTCCTACGTCGCCAGCCTGTATCACAAGGGTCTGAACAAGATCCTGGAAAAGCTCGGCGAAGAATCCGTCGAGACGATTATTGCCGCCAAGGATGCGCAGATCAGCGGCGATTGCAGCGATGTCATCTATGAGACCGCCGACTTGTGGTTCCATAGCCTGGTCATGCTCGCCCAACTGGGGCAGCATCCACAGGCCGTGCTGGATGAACTGGACCGTCGCTTCGGCCTGTCCGGGCACGCTGAAAAGGCCTCGCGCCCGTCCGCCTGA
- a CDS encoding twin-arginine translocase TatA/TatE family subunit — MGIFDWKHWIVILVVVVLVFGTKKLKNLGTDVGESIKGFRKAMNDDEKPADPVVNPVPPAQPVHPQAAQPITERRTFDVQAEKVEEPTRKDS; from the coding sequence ATGGGTATTTTCGACTGGAAACACTGGATCGTCATTCTGGTGGTAGTGGTCTTGGTGTTCGGCACCAAGAAACTGAAAAACCTCGGCACCGACGTGGGTGAGTCGATCAAGGGCTTTCGCAAGGCCATGAACGATGACGAAAAACCTGCCGACCCGGTGGTGAATCCGGTTCCGCCAGCCCAACCGGTGCACCCTCAGGCCGCCCAGCCGATCACCGAGCGTCGTACCTTCGACGTGCAGGCTGAAAAAGTCGAAGAGCCGACCCGCAAAGACTCGTGA
- the tatB gene encoding Sec-independent protein translocase protein TatB, which yields MFGISFSELLLVGLVALLVLGPERLPGAARTAGLWIGRLKRSFNAIKQEVEREIGADEIRRQLHNEHILSLEQETRKILSPVQEPAKPAEPVVENSIAPAAATTPTEPAPTPVASPAPHDPTLPPRAP from the coding sequence ATGTTTGGTATCAGCTTCTCTGAACTGCTGCTCGTCGGCCTCGTCGCCCTGCTGGTATTGGGGCCGGAACGCCTGCCCGGTGCAGCACGCACAGCCGGCCTGTGGATCGGGCGCCTGAAACGTAGTTTCAACGCGATCAAACAGGAAGTTGAACGGGAAATCGGGGCCGACGAGATCCGTCGACAGCTGCACAACGAACACATCCTGTCGTTGGAGCAGGAAACGCGCAAGATTCTGTCGCCGGTGCAGGAACCCGCCAAACCTGCGGAACCTGTGGTTGAAAACAGCATCGCGCCAGCAGCCGCAACCACCCCGACAGAGCCTGCGCCGACGCCCGTTGCGTCGCCCGCGCCCCATGACCCTACATTGCCGCCGCGAGCCCCATGA
- the tatC gene encoding twin-arginine translocase subunit TatC yields the protein MSADKPENDQHMPLVSHLTELRTRLLRCVAAIFIIFAGLFAFTQQIYTFVSTPLRQYLPAGATMIATDVSSPFLTPLKLTMMVSLFLAIPVILHQIWGFIAPGLYKHEKRIAVPLLVSSILLFYTGMAFAYFLVFPLIFKFFAAATPAGVEMMTDITSYLDFVMTLFFAFGVAFEIPVAVVLLVWIGVVNVKYLKKIRPYVIIGCFVVGMILTPPDIFSQTLLAVPMWMLFEIGILFSGLISKRGEHPDDQAADDDQPPATQP from the coding sequence ATGAGCGCTGATAAACCGGAAAACGACCAGCACATGCCGCTGGTCTCGCACCTCACCGAGCTGCGTACCCGCCTGCTGCGTTGCGTAGCGGCCATCTTCATCATTTTTGCCGGGCTGTTCGCCTTTACCCAGCAGATCTATACCTTCGTCTCCACGCCACTGCGCCAGTATTTGCCGGCGGGCGCGACGATGATCGCCACCGACGTGTCGTCGCCGTTCCTGACGCCGTTGAAGCTGACCATGATGGTCTCGCTGTTCCTGGCGATCCCAGTGATCCTGCATCAGATCTGGGGCTTCATCGCGCCGGGGCTGTACAAGCATGAGAAACGCATCGCCGTGCCGTTGCTGGTGTCGAGCATCCTGCTGTTCTACACCGGCATGGCGTTCGCCTACTTCCTGGTGTTTCCGCTGATCTTCAAATTCTTCGCCGCCGCCACCCCGGCCGGCGTGGAGATGATGACCGACATCACCAGCTACCTCGACTTCGTGATGACGCTGTTCTTCGCCTTTGGCGTGGCCTTCGAAATCCCGGTGGCGGTGGTGTTGCTGGTGTGGATCGGCGTGGTCAATGTGAAGTACCTGAAGAAGATCCGCCCGTACGTGATCATCGGCTGCTTCGTGGTCGGCATGATCCTTACCCCGCCAGACATCTTCTCCCAGACCCTGCTGGCCGTGCCGATGTGGATGCTGTTCGAGATCGGCATCCTGTTCAGCGGCTTGATCAGCAAGCGTGGCGAACACCCGGATGATCAGGCCGCCGACGACGACCAGCCGCCAGCGACCCAGCCGTGA
- a CDS encoding 16S rRNA (uracil(1498)-N(3))-methyltransferase, with translation MNLLLLEEADFIAADRVILRDRRLVHMQQVHRAEVGDNLRVGRIGGAMGNAQLLRLQDSEAELQVSFDQPPPSKLPLTLLLALPRPKMLRRVLQTVAAMGVPKVVLVNSYRVEKSFWQTPFLEPQAVREQLILGLEQARDTVLPEIIIEKRFKPFVEDRLPAMAEGTLGLIGHPGDYPPCPRGLEEPVTLAIGPEGGWIPYEVELLTKAGLQPVQLGARILRVETAVTALLARLF, from the coding sequence GTGAACCTGCTGCTACTCGAAGAGGCCGATTTTATTGCGGCCGACCGGGTGATCCTGCGTGATCGGCGCCTGGTGCATATGCAGCAAGTGCATCGCGCCGAGGTGGGTGACAACCTGCGAGTGGGGCGTATTGGCGGGGCGATGGGCAATGCGCAGTTGCTGCGCCTGCAAGACAGCGAGGCCGAGCTGCAGGTCAGCTTCGACCAACCGCCGCCGAGCAAACTGCCGCTGACCCTGCTGCTGGCGCTGCCACGCCCGAAGATGCTGCGCCGGGTGCTGCAAACCGTTGCGGCCATGGGCGTGCCCAAGGTGGTGCTGGTCAACAGTTACCGGGTGGAAAAAAGCTTTTGGCAAACGCCGTTCCTTGAGCCGCAGGCGGTCCGCGAGCAACTGATCCTGGGCCTGGAACAGGCGCGGGACACGGTACTGCCCGAGATCATTATCGAGAAACGCTTCAAGCCGTTCGTTGAAGATCGCCTGCCGGCCATGGCTGAGGGCACGCTTGGCCTGATCGGCCACCCCGGCGACTACCCGCCCTGCCCACGAGGCCTGGAGGAACCGGTGACCTTGGCGATTGGGCCGGAAGGCGGCTGGATTCCCTATGAAGTCGAGCTGCTGACCAAGGCCGGCCTGCAACCGGTGCAACTTGGCGCACGTATCCTGCGGGTGGAAACCGCCGTGACCGCCCTGCTTGCCCGGTTGTTCTAA
- a CDS encoding MAPEG family protein — protein MTVAFWCVLIAIFLPYLCTGVAKFSGGKFGPRHNHDPRAFLDTVEGVAKRAHNAQLNSFEVTPAFAAAVIIAHLAGTAELVTINVLAVLFITSRLLYIICYLADWALLRSLVWAVGMALIASFFFVSI, from the coding sequence ATGACAGTGGCTTTCTGGTGTGTGTTGATCGCAATCTTTCTGCCGTACCTGTGTACCGGTGTGGCCAAGTTCAGCGGCGGCAAGTTCGGGCCGCGGCATAACCACGACCCGCGCGCGTTCCTGGACACGGTCGAAGGCGTTGCCAAGCGTGCCCACAATGCGCAACTCAACAGCTTTGAAGTCACCCCGGCCTTTGCGGCGGCGGTGATCATCGCACACTTGGCCGGCACCGCCGAGCTGGTGACGATCAACGTGCTGGCGGTGCTGTTCATCACCAGCCGCCTGCTGTACATCATTTGCTACCTGGCGGACTGGGCGCTGTTGCGTTCGCTGGTGTGGGCCGTGGGGATGGCGTTGATCGCGAGTTTCTTCTTTGTCTCGATCTGA